In the genome of Abyssalbus ytuae, the window CTATATTTAAAGAAATAGGCGTACTGTTTAAGTCATACTCACCATTGATTCGACCAAAAATTGGTTGTCCTCTGTCTAAATTTCCAACCCCGTTGCTATAAATAATTTCTGCATTTAAAGCTGTAGTACTATTGGGGATATAGCTAATAGAAGGCGTAATTAATAATGCATTGTTCTGAACTAAATCGCGAAACGATTTTGCTTCCTGAAAAGCAGCATTAAAGCGATAAAGTAAAGTTTTAGACTGGTTTAACGGCCCTGTAAAATCTGCAGTAGCTCTAATAGTTCCAAAACTTCCCGTTGAAACTGATGCTTCGTTACGCTTTTCGGATAACGGTTTTTTGGTAACCATATTTACCGTTCCACCCGGGTCAACACTGGAAAACGTAACGGAAGCCGGGCCTTTAATTACTTCTACACGTTCAATGTGTGAAGTGATAGGCTGCAAAAAATAGTACTGACGTGTACGCATTCCGTTAAGAACCTGACCATCATCGGCTTGTGTAATACCACGAATATTAAAGTGATTGTAATTACCAGTTGATGTAACACTGCTAACTGTTTTTACGGCATCCGCCAATTGAAATGCCTGCCGGTCGCTTATAAGTTCTTTTGTAACTGTCGCAATAGCTTGTGGCAATTCTTTATTATTTATCGCCACTTTGGTAGCTGAGAATGAATAATCACTTTTATAATCAGATCTCGCACGACCAATTATTTCCACAGATTGTAACTCTTCAGGTGCTTCAATTAAAGTAATTGTTCCCAAGTTATAGGTTGATGTAATATCAACTGTTTTTGTATGGGTTTTATATCCTAAAAAGCGCACTTCGAAAGTATAGCTTCCTTTTTCTGTATATAATTCAAATTCTCCTTCTTTATTAGTTAACTCCCCAATTTTCGTTATGTCATTTGACAGGGAAACCGTAGCTCCAACTATTGAATTCCCTTCTTGTGTAACAACTTTCCCTGTTATTCTTTCCTGTGCATAAGAAAATCCGCAAAGTATAAATAATGAAATAGTATATATTAATTTGTTTATTATCATTTTATTTTTAAATAGTTTTTAAGTATAAATCTTGTAATTCGTTAGCGTTTATTTTGTTGGTGTATGTGGTATAGACGAGACAGCCTTCTTTCATAATTCCAATTTTAGTTCCTACTTTTACTGCATTAAAAATGTCGTGGGTAGCCATAAAAATTGATTTTCCTTCTTTGGCTAACTCTTTACAAATTGCGGTAAATTCTACTGTTGCTTTTGGATCTAGTCCGGAAATAGGTTCATCCATAAAGATGATATCTGCATTTTTTGCAAGAGCTATTGCTATTCCTACTTTTTGGCGCATTCCTTTGGAATAAGAACTTAACTTATTCAAATGTGCATTTTGTTGAAGACCCACCTTGTCTAAAAGGGAAACCAATTCTTTTTTTGAATATTTAAATCCTGCTATTTTGCTAAAAAAATCCAAATTTTCGATTCCGGTCAAATTCCCATACAGTTGTACAACTTCCGGTATATAAGCCAGGTATTTTCTTGCTTTGGTATTGCCGGGACTTATAGTGTACCCATTAATTTGAGCCTCCCCGGATGTTGCTTTAATAAATCCCATTAAAAGGTTAATGGTCGTGGTCTTACCAGCACCGTTTTGACCCAGCAGGCAAAAAATCTCTCCCTTTTCTATATTGAGATTAAGGTTATTGAGAACTGTATTGCCATTGTACTTTTTGGTAAGATTTATTGTTGTAATCATATTCTGTTTTTTAAAATTCGTTTAATCTGTTTTGAGTTTCCAACATCGAATATTAATCCGGAAAGGTTGTTCTTTAAATAATTACTCAAATTCAGTGTAATAGATAAGAGTTTAAGTTGTATTTCATATTTACATTAAGCCTGATTTTTCCATATCTTTTTTACGTCTATGAGATTAGAGGCCGGGAGTGTTATTTTTTTTAGCAAAATCACTAACTTTTCCTTGGTTTCCCTAACCAGAACAAATGCAGTATCCACAGTTACATAGGGTAAAATTCTTAACCCTTTTGATTTCATCCCATATAATTTCAAACAACCAGGTATAATCATAGATTTCATCATCATTAGTGTTTGATGTTATTAAGAATCCGAAAACTGCTAATATGAAAATACAATCAAGCATCAGCTAAAATGCAGCCATGCACCCAGTATTATATGAGCCATAATGAAATGATGTAATATGTAACAATTGTCTTCTAAAAAAGATTATGACAAACCCTATACATGTTTTTATTGAGAATAGCCTGATGTATGATTGCTGTCAATATTGCAATTATGCCCAAGCTTATTTCTGAACAGAAGTGAAATAATTTATATCATATCATCATTTATCTGGTATACACTGGATAAAATAACTTAACGATATAAATAAAACCGATCGAACTCTGAAATAATTAAAAATGTACAGGAAACTTATAGTAAAAAAGGAGGAGGTCGGGAAAACAATTGATCCGGGGCAACCGTATTTAGGATAGTAAAATTATAATTTTTGATTATTTCTCCCCGAACAATATATTCTATGTTTTCAATTGCAAAGTCTGTAAAATCAGAAGTAAGGGCCGGAATTAAATTATGTTCAATGCTATGATTACAAATAACACAATTCAGTGCATGATCCTCTTCATCTGCATGAGATAGCATATGAAGCCCTGTCAACATCATTGAAAGGAATAGGGCAAGAAACAAATAGGTAATACTATTTTTTAACCGACCATTTTTCATCAAATACAAACTTACTAAAAGTAACCAAAAATTATGTTAATATAATCTAAATAAAAGTCAATGTTTGTGATTACTTTGAATAAGTAAAACAGCTTCAAATTTAAGTAATGAGTTTCGGAGAGTTAAGAGGCACCCGTAACATCTATAAACCGTGTAAGTTGAGTCTCCCTAATGCTAACTGCTACGGAGTAAGAGATTTTAGAAATAGAACTTTTTTAAGCAGGTAACTTAAAATTAGAATGTAATTATTGCCAAACTTTTTCTGAAAAATAAATTAATAGGATTTCCTGACCTTGATTTCAACTCAAAGTTTATCTTTTTCAATTTTCAGGAATAAATTGAAGAAAAAACAAATAAAAAATAAACCACCATTTAAAATAAAATGGTGGTTTAATCAAAAAACAATTATTAGTAAAGCTCCAATGAAATTTCTTCAAGATCAGGAGAAGTTGCTTTTACAGACAAGGATTTATCTGTACTATTTGTTTTTAAAAGAACAGTAGCGATCCCCGCCTCTGCCTTAACCGGGTTTTCTCCAATTATTTGTGCATTTTCTCCAATTACTTCAAACTTTATTTCGTTATCTGCGCTATGAACAATATTCCCATATTCGTCGGTTACTTTCGCATAAAGAAAAACTACATCATTTTCGGATTTTTTTAAAGGCTTACCGGATTCATCATAACTCAAGGCAATTCTGGCAGACTGACCGGGCGTGGTAACTAAATGCTCTGCTACTTTTTTATTATCAATATAAGCTACTGCTCGTAATGAGCCCTTTTTGTATTCAGGTAAATTAAACGTAAACGGAGGAAATTTTAACGAATCTGAAAACCGGTCTCTCCCTGCTTTTTTTCTTTCAACAATATTATCATTCAAATACAGTTCAACAGTATCGGTATTACTGTAAACAACTACCTTTCCGGAAGAATCCTTTTGCCAGTAATTTGCTATATAAACCATAGGGCCTGTAAAATTGTCCTGATACGGTGGTTTTTGGCTTTTGTAAAAATAATAGCTAAACTTGGGGATCCTGAAAATATCAGAAATTCCGGAAGATTCAATATCATTGGCATACCCCCTGTTATAATCAAACATTAACCAGTTAGCATGTCCAATAGTATTCTTCCCCTTTATATTAGAATTAAAAGCTTCCTGAAAGTTCAAAGCCTGTTGCAATAATCGTTTTTCACCAAAGCCTCTTAATTGCCTGCTGGTACGTTCATCTTCTTTAAGGTCTTTGAATTCCTTTTGATTAAACCCTGCATTATGCGCGTAATACTCCCAGTCCCCATATTCGGCTATAAGAATTTTTCTTGCTCCTTTATCATAATCATTCCAATAATCGGGGGCTTTGTTATGCTGTCTGGCCGGAATAAAAATATCATAAGAAGGATGGTCTATCCAACCAGCACTATAAATATTATCATAAGGTAATTCTTCTTTGAGTACTTTGTTGGCTTTCACCATATATTCTTCCGTCATTTCAGATTCATTAAGGGAATTTTCCCAGAAAATAACACTTGGATGATTTCTGTCCCGTCTGGCCATGTCCTTTATATTCTGAAGTGAATTTTCAACAAACTCCCCTTCTTCATAATATTGCCACCCCGGAATACAATTCATCACCATAAGTCCCAATTCATCACAAGCATCCATAAAAGCTTCTGCATGCGGGTAATGGGATAATCTTACAAAATCAAAACCAGCCTGTTTAATTTTATAAGCATCTCTGTATTGCGCCTTATCTGATAGTGCATATCCTACATATGGATATTCCTGATGCCTGTTTGTACCGTTAATAAATCGCTGTTTGCCATTTAAATAAAATCCGTCCTCAGTAATTGCCATACTCCTAATTCCGGTTTTAAAAGATTTATTATCTAATGTTTCATTTTCTTCATTCAGAATACTAACATTTAAATCATATAAATTTGGGGTTTCAGGCGACCATAAATCAGGAGAATTTATAGTAACCGGTATTTCAAAACTTATTGAAGAGCCGGCATTAACTGCTATTTCTTTTGATGAAAACTCTCCTTTAATGATAGTATCTGCAACAAATTCAACCAAAGGTTTTATGTTCTTTTTTTGCTCAGAATCATTCTGTACATGAATTTTTACAATACCGGTAGCAGACGAGTCTGAAACTTCATTAAAGTGTACCAGTACACCTCCGCCGTTTTTTTTGTTGGCGTGGACCGCATCAGTAATATATACCTGGCCGGTTGTGATTAAATATGCATTTCTATAAATGCCTCCATACAAATTGAAATCAAGGACTTTTAATTCCTTTCCGGGGGGAATTTTAGAATTATCGGTATTCACAACCTTTATTAATATTTCATTATCATGGTTATCGGGGCTGATAAAATTTGTAATATCGGCTGTAAAAGGTAAATATCCGCCTTTATGAATGGTTACTTTTTCTCCGTTGCACCAAACCTGGGCTTCCTGCATTATCCCTTCAAAGTATAAAAAGTGTTTTAAATTTTTCTTTTCATTATTTGCAGTAAATGTTTTTTTATACCACGATACTCCCTGCCATTGATTGTTAACTACCAACGGTTCGATATTGGACGTATGTGGCAATGTTACAGCTTGCCACCCGGAGTTAACCGTATCACCTTTTTGAAATAACCAGTCGGAGCCAAAATTAACTTTAGCACGCTCCACTAAATTATTATCTGCTTTGGGTGAACATGATGATAAAAATATAAATACTGAGAATAATAAGTAAAGGCGGTATATTAAATTCATTTGTTAATTTGTTAAAGATGCATTATAAAATTCCATTCCTTTGGTTACCTGATTATTATGATCAAATAAAGTAGCATTGTCCCAGTGAGAACCCTGTCCCCATTGAGTACTGCAACCGGTTGATACCCAGGCAGGCTCCCAATATATCAATCCTTCTCCGCCTGCACTTTTTATAGCTGCATGTAAAGCTACCAAATAGTCATATTGACCTTGTTGAGTAGCCGGATATCCGCTAATTACTGCATCGGTTCCAAGGATATTACCTGCACTATCCGCATTTTCCATAGTAAAAGGATATGCAGTTTCCACCACCATCAGTCTTTTTTTATAGGTAGTTACCAATGTACTTATAGCCTGGGGTAAATTCTTCAAATCATATTCCGACCATATGGGATAATAAGATAATCCTATCAAATCAAAATCAGTTACACCATTGCTGGTTGCCTGTTCAAACCACCACAAAGCATTTTCAGGTTGTGCAATATGTAACATAACCCCTATATCTTTTCCTTTCCCGGCAGAAATATCGCGTACTGCTTTAATTCCTTTATTTAATAAAGATGAATTTCTTGCCCAATCCATAGTTTTTAACTCTCCCTGCTGCAAGATCATTCCGTTAATTTCATTTCCTACCTGTACAAATTCGGGAAGTAAATTTTCTGCAGAAAGATTATTAAGGGTTTCATAGGTATAATCATATAATAAATTTCCCAGTGCTTCAGTGTTATCTATCTGATCTACCCAGGCAGCGGGTATTTCCTGTTTGGAAGGATCTGCCCAGTCATCGGAATAATGAAAGTCTAAAAGCACTTCCATTCCTGCATTTTTTGCTCTTTTAATTGTTTCTTTAACATCATCATAATCAGAATACTGAGTCCAGTCCGGATTATGCCACAATCTTACTCTTACCAAATTGGTTCCGGCATTTTTAAATAT includes:
- a CDS encoding glycoside hydrolase family 2 protein, with amino-acid sequence MNLIYRLYLLFSVFIFLSSCSPKADNNLVERAKVNFGSDWLFQKGDTVNSGWQAVTLPHTSNIEPLVVNNQWQGVSWYKKTFTANNEKKNLKHFLYFEGIMQEAQVWCNGEKVTIHKGGYLPFTADITNFISPDNHDNEILIKVVNTDNSKIPPGKELKVLDFNLYGGIYRNAYLITTGQVYITDAVHANKKNGGGVLVHFNEVSDSSATGIVKIHVQNDSEQKKNIKPLVEFVADTIIKGEFSSKEIAVNAGSSISFEIPVTINSPDLWSPETPNLYDLNVSILNEENETLDNKSFKTGIRSMAITEDGFYLNGKQRFINGTNRHQEYPYVGYALSDKAQYRDAYKIKQAGFDFVRLSHYPHAEAFMDACDELGLMVMNCIPGWQYYEEGEFVENSLQNIKDMARRDRNHPSVIFWENSLNESEMTEEYMVKANKVLKEELPYDNIYSAGWIDHPSYDIFIPARQHNKAPDYWNDYDKGARKILIAEYGDWEYYAHNAGFNQKEFKDLKEDERTSRQLRGFGEKRLLQQALNFQEAFNSNIKGKNTIGHANWLMFDYNRGYANDIESSGISDIFRIPKFSYYFYKSQKPPYQDNFTGPMVYIANYWQKDSSGKVVVYSNTDTVELYLNDNIVERKKAGRDRFSDSLKFPPFTFNLPEYKKGSLRAVAYIDNKKVAEHLVTTPGQSARIALSYDESGKPLKKSENDVVFLYAKVTDEYGNIVHSADNEIKFEVIGENAQIIGENPVKAEAGIATVLLKTNSTDKSLSVKATSPDLEEISLELY
- a CDS encoding glycoside hydrolase family 53 protein, with the translated sequence MKLIPVILSFLLTAGSCSSSDDKGGNTGTDPDPDPVDETKFYLGADLSYVNEMEDCGAVYKNENGTQQDPFVIFKNAGTNLVRVRLWHNPDWTQYSDYDDVKETIKRAKNAGMEVLLDFHYSDDWADPSKQEIPAAWVDQIDNTEALGNLLYDYTYETLNNLSAENLLPEFVQVGNEINGMILQQGELKTMDWARNSSLLNKGIKAVRDISAGKGKDIGVMLHIAQPENALWWFEQATSNGVTDFDLIGLSYYPIWSEYDLKNLPQAISTLVTTYKKRLMVVETAYPFTMENADSAGNILGTDAVISGYPATQQGQYDYLVALHAAIKSAGGEGLIYWEPAWVSTGCSTQWGQGSHWDNATLFDHNNQVTKGMEFYNASLTN
- a CDS encoding ABC transporter ATP-binding protein — translated: MITTINLTKKYNGNTVLNNLNLNIEKGEIFCLLGQNGAGKTTTINLLMGFIKATSGEAQINGYTISPGNTKARKYLAYIPEVVQLYGNLTGIENLDFFSKIAGFKYSKKELVSLLDKVGLQQNAHLNKLSSYSKGMRQKVGIAIALAKNADIIFMDEPISGLDPKATVEFTAICKELAKEGKSIFMATHDIFNAVKVGTKIGIMKEGCLVYTTYTNKINANELQDLYLKTI